The genomic window GGCCAGGCTCCAGCACCCATGTCCATGGCTGTGTCCTGCAAAGTCCCTTCCCCAACAGGCCGGCAAGGCTGTGGCCCGGGGTTGTCCAGCAGCGAGGCTGACTGTGAGTCCCTGTGggcacacacaaacacagctgtGCGAGACGTGACTCCACGTGTGCACACAGCTGGTCCCACATGCCATGGGCAGGCCCAGCCCATCCCGCTGCCTTTGCTCAGGtgagggctgtgggcagggctgtgcggggacccagagctgcagcagctgggctcaGACACGCCATCTGCCCAAATGGGTGCACCAGGATTCCCATTGCAGACACCAGGACATATGAGCCCCTGAGGCCACGGCCCCATCACAGacaccagcacacacagacacagactgGGGATCCCACCAGTCTGCCCAATAGCTTCAGCTCTGCTCACTCCTGTTGGGTGACAGACACACATGAGGCATTCTCCACTGACCTCCAGACCCTATGATCTGGCTCCACATATCACCCTCCAACAGTCCCCCCAACCCTGGGAAACAGTCCTACAGTCTGAGAACCAGAAGCGGCCATGCAGCCATCGGGTGTGGGACGTGGCCATACCCACACACTGACCATCAAATACCTACATGTGACCAGTCGCTTCaatcctgccttccctgctttcccattttttttgcTCCCCAAACCACCCTGCTCCCTCTTTGTCCTCAGCTCTCAGTTCCCAACATGCCATAGCAAGTCCTGCACAGCCTCaacctgctctgcagggctcacCCCCCAGAACGTGTCCCAAACCCGCCGACAGTGCCCGGGGGGGCAGCTCCTGTCCCCCCTGCTCTGACAGGGCCGGGAGAGCAGCTGCCGTCCCCATGCTCTGACGGGACCCCTCACAACGTGAAGGTGAGTGTGAGCCGGGGAGAGCCCCCCTCCCCGACCCCAGGTGTTCCTGGGGCCCTTCCGCTCCTTTATCCCCCATCCCGAccccttccagctccctgcGGGGGCACACCGAGGCCGGGACCAGCAGGATGCTCTCGGTGCCATTGTCCTCTCCCGGCGTTCCTGGCCTCAGGAAAACCcggctgcccagagcagggacacACCTGGCCCCGTCTGCGGGAACAGCACACGAGCGTGCCCGGGCACGCGGGGCTCCAGCCAAGGCTCCGCGGGACACCGGGGCTCCCTGGCCCCTCCGGGCTCCAGACCGGCAGCAGATGCTCGTTAGAGTGATTAGCTCTGTCTGGGCGCCCTAATCCCGGCCGGCCAGACGGGTACGGGACATGATCTCTTGCAAATCCCATCCCACTTAGAGTCCACCTCCAAGCTGGAACCAGCTGGACACGGAGGGGTgcagccccggcccccggcCAGCGCCAGGGCGGCCGGTCCCTCCCTGCGGctgggccggggccggggcggcggtAGCGGGAACGCGGACAGGCCTGGAGCGGGGCAGCCGGGGCCAGGCAGGTGATTTTCCCATTGCCCGTCTCTTCCTGGCCTGGATTCGGCTCTGCAGAAACCGGAACACAGCTGGGACCAGCTGGGAGCGACGGAATGCGATGTGTGACCCTGCTGCCGCCCCGcggcccctgcagcccccggcCGAGCAGGAACACGAGCGGTGCTCCCccggccccccagccccgcccccCCGACGGACGGAGCCCCGAGAGCACCGGCGCCCCCGTGCCCGCggggtgcagggcagggggggcccGTGGCGCCGCGGACGCGCGGGGTGCGGCCTCGGGCTCCCGCTGCCCCGCGGGCCGTGCCCGGCCACTGCCGCTGCCCAGCCCGGGCTCCGCCCGCACAGGAGCCCTGCACCCCCACCAGCCCTGAACCCCGACATGGACTCCGAGCCGCATTCCCCGTCCCGCCGTGGGAACGGCTTCGCCACACGCCGGGAGGCGCCCGGGAGAGGGACGGGAACGGGGGCCGGTGCCGCGGCCGGGCCTCCTCTCCAGGCCGCCGGCGAGAGGGGGCCTCTCCGTCGGGACCGTGCCTGGGGCGAGCGGCCGGGAGGGTCGGCTGGTGCCAGGCCTGGAGCCCGGGTCCCAGACCCGGACCCCGGTCCCATGCTGGCGCTCCCGGCCCGCTCACCACGTGACCGGGCAGTCACGTGAGCGCTGTTTTGGTCTCCCCACGTGGCCGGGAGTCAGGCGGCCTCACACGTGACCAGGATGGCGCGGAGGTAACGGGGCCGAGGGGACTCCCCGGGACGGGGGGCTGCGGGTTCAGACGGGGCTTCCCGGTGATGGGAGGAAGGGGGGCCGGGGGGTCAGACGGGCTCCCCGGTGTTGGGACTCGGAGGGTTCAGACGgggctccccagccccagggttGCAGGGGTCGGACGGGCTCTCCGGTCAGGGGGACTCGGAGGGCTCAGGCGGGGCTCCCCGGTGACAGGTTCTCGGGGGTCAGTCAGTGCCCCCCGGGGCCGTGCCGGTGCCCGCGCTCCCCTGAGCCCGTTGCAGGTGTCGGGGAATCCCcgctgtgctggtgctgtgtgCGGCCGCCTGGAGCTGTGCCGCGGGGCTGGCGCTGGAGCTGGAGCGGGACCAGCCGTTCCGGTAGGTGTGGGGCGGTGGGGTGggttgggatgggaggggaCGGGGCGCCGATGCCGCCCCCGCTCACCGCCCCCCCACAGCGTGCCCCCCGGTTGGACCCACGCCGGCCGCGTGGACCCCGGACAGCCGGTGCAGCTGACCTTCGCCCTGCGGCAGCGTGGCACCGCCCGCCTTGCCCACCTCGTCGAGGCCGTCTCGGACCCCCGGTCCTCCCAATACGGTAACGGCTGCGCGCCCGAGCCCCCCGGGGCCCCCAGGCCTGTGTGGGGGTCTGAGCCCTCTGTGCCTCCCAGGGCAGTACCTGTCCCTGGAGCAGGTGCGGGACTTGGTGCAGCCATCCCCAGCCACGCTGATGACAGTGCTGAAGTGGCTGCAAGACCATGGAGTGGAGGACTGCCGGACTGTCACCACCCTCGACTTCCTGGAGTGTCACCTGCCTGCGAGGTGAGTCCCGAGGGCTTGGACCTGCTCTGGTGGTCCCGTGGTGGCTGGGCCCGTGTCCCAGACGTGTCCCATCCCGTGGTGACTGTCCCTGTGTTGCAGCATGGCTGAGCTCCTACTCCCTGGGGCCGAGTTCCACCGGTATGTGCAGGGCCAGCGCAGCCTGGTGCGGTCCCCACTTCCCTACACTGTCCCCGCGGAGCTGGTGGAGCACCTGGACTTTGGTATGTTCCACTTGTGGGAGATGAGGCTGTGGTGCAGTCTCAGCCCCCAGGAgccccctcagcctccccacAGCACCCTGTGTGGGATGGCCACTGGAGCCCATGTGAGGAGGCTcctcagggctggggctgcagagctgggctccccgagccctgctgctggccagCCCATGTGGACATGGGGATGGTGAAGGGGGAGCCCAGGGGCCATGGAAGGTGATGGGGGAGCCCAGGGGCCATGTCCTGCCCTCCTGGGGCTCTGTGCCCTGACGGTCCCTCCGGTCCCACTGGGCTGTGCCGCAGTGGGTGGGATGCACCGGTTCCCCGTGGAGCGCACGGTCAGCAGAGCCAAGGCCAGGAAGGACGTGGGGTCGGCGAGAGCGTCGTTCCACCTGGGTGTGACGCCGGCCATCCTGCGCCAGAGATACAACATGACAGGGGGGGACGTGGGGCTCCTGCCCAACAACAGCCAGGCCTGTGCACAGGTAACAGAGCTGCCCAGATTGGAGGTCTGTGGGCTGGGGCAGTCCCGTGGATTGGTGCTGCTCTGGGATTCCTGAGACAGCTGAAGGTCCCTCGGTGGCTGCTGGGAGTACCTGGTGTAGCACAGACCTGTGCTGGGCAACTTTTGAAGTCAGGATCAAAATCTTACCTTATTTTTTCAAGACAAAACAGTCTGCCCCTTCATATTGTGCAGTTCCTGGAGCAGTACTTCCACCAGGCCGACCTGGCTGAGTTCATGCAGCTCTTCGGCAGCAGCTTCGCCCACCGCACACAAGTGGACCGGGTGGTGGGGCACCAGGGCCATGGCAAGGCCGGGCTGGAGGCCAGCCTGGATGTGGAGTACATCATGAGCACGGGTGCCAATGTCTCCACCTGGGTCTTTAGCAATGCAGGTACCAGGGGGGAGCCCTGAGGGGTGGGGGAACACCAAgggtggaggggaaggggaatgCCTGGAGGGGCAAGAGGAGAGCCTcaaggggtggggggaacaCCCAGAGGGGTGAGGAGAGAACCCTGAGGGATGAGGGAAGAGcttgcagggctgtgcaggcacACCTGGCTGCAGTACAGCCCCAGCTGCCTTCCAAGCTCCCCCACCAAGTTGGAGCTGACACTGGATTCCCAGCTCGTAGGGGAATCACCCTTGATTTGTGTAGTGGCTTTGAACTGTGTGAACCTTCAGCATCTAGAGTATCCCAGAGCAGAGGTTTCCTTGCCAGCACCATGTG from Chiroxiphia lanceolata isolate bChiLan1 chromosome 2, bChiLan1.pri, whole genome shotgun sequence includes these protein-coding regions:
- the TPP1 gene encoding tripeptidyl-peptidase 1 codes for the protein MARRCRGIPAVLVLCAAAWSCAAGLALELERDQPFRVPPGWTHAGRVDPGQPVQLTFALRQRGTARLAHLVEAVSDPRSSQYGQYLSLEQVRDLVQPSPATLMTVLKWLQDHGVEDCRTVTTLDFLECHLPASMAELLLPGAEFHRYVQGQRSLVRSPLPYTVPAELVEHLDFVGGMHRFPVERTVSRAKARKDVGSARASFHLGVTPAILRQRYNMTGGDVGLLPNNSQACAQFLEQYFHQADLAEFMQLFGSSFAHRTQVDRVVGHQGHGKAGLEASLDVEYIMSTGANVSTWVFSNAGRHESQEPFLAWLLLLSNMSAVPWVHSVSYGDDEDSLSLAYMERVNTEFMKAAARGLTVLFASGDDGAGCRRVHSGNHTFRPSFPASSPYVTTVGGTSFKNPFLVTEEVTDYISGGGFSNIFPMPGYQAAAVGRFLHSASKLPPSSYYNSSGRAYPDLAALSDNYWVVTNRIPLPWVSGTSASTPVVAGMVALINDRRLQRGLAPLGFLNPALYQLQERGLGAAFYDVTQGCHLSCLDGTVQGQGFCAGPAWDPVTGWGTPNFPSLLRALLLP